The following are encoded together in the Sphaerodactylus townsendi isolate TG3544 linkage group LG12, MPM_Stown_v2.3, whole genome shotgun sequence genome:
- the DUSP11 gene encoding RNA/RNP complex-1-interacting phosphatase isoform X2: MSKGKSSIPDRWTDYLPLGKRIPGTRFIAFKVPLKKSFEWRLAPNERFSPVDLVNQVREQNEELGLIIDLTYTTRYYEPEELPDRLKYCKIFTVGHDVPDNKTVFKFKSVVNQFLVENQHNDKLIGVHCTHGLNRTGYLVCRYLIDDEGMDPNMAIELFNRCRGHSMERKNYIDALRTGPAYRNHHAAVSQCGWFDQGYCRSSYNSGFQAANYSPPNLQQLAMQEQRHFPAGRGRGSQNSRGSSAQNRNFFPCYNEGQTVFGPLHPSVPDTVQQRWKSKSFRRNRSRKSDSEFLNSPYQTSSQECRHSVPLQNSHYPLQYGRYSADTQFSQDFY, translated from the exons ATGAGCAAGGGAAAGTCCAGCATTCCGGACAG ATGGACTGACTATCTACCTCTTGGAAAAAGGATACCTGGAACACGCTTTATTGCTTTTAAAGTTCCTCTTAAAAAG AGCTTTGAATGGAGACTGGCCCCAAATGAGCGGTTTTCTCCGGTAGATCTTGTTAATCAAGTTAGAGAACAGAATGAAGAACTTGGCTTGATCATTGATTTAACATACACCACTCGTTACTATGAGCCAGAG GAGCTACCGGATAGATTGAAATACTGTAAGATTTTTACAGTTGGACATGATGTACCAGATAACAAGACAGTTTTTAAATTCAAAAGTGTTGTGAACCAATTCTTGGTGGAGAACCAACATAATG ACAAACTGATTGGTGTTCATTGCACACATGGCTTGAATCGAACTGGTTACCTTGTTTGCAG ATATCTAATTGACGATGAAGGAATGGATCCAAACATGGCAATAGAAT TGTTCAATAGGTGCAGAGGGCATTCTATGGAGAGGAAAAACTATATTGATGCCCTCAGAACAGGACCTGCCTACAG GAATCATCATGCAGCTGTCTCACAATGTGGTTGGTTTGATCAAGGATATTGCAGATCTTCATACAATTCTGGTTTTCAAGCTGCTAACTACAGTCCACCAAATTTACAACAGCTTGCAATGCAAGAACAAAG GCACTTTCCTGCTGGAAGAGGAAGGGGTAGCCAAAACTCACGTGG ATCTTCTGCCCAGAACCGGAACTTCTTCCCCTGTTACAACGAAGGTCAGACTGTTTTTGGTCCACTGCACCCCTCTGTGCCTGACACTGTCCAGCAAAGATGGAAAAGCAAAAGTTTCAGAAGGAATCGCAGTAGAAAATCTGACAGCGAGTTTTTAAATTCACCCTACCAGACATCTTCGCAGGAATGTAGACACTCAGTTCCATTGCAAAACTCTCACTATCCTCTCCAGTATGGAAGATATAGTGCAGACACACAATTCAGTCAGGACTTCTATTAA
- the DUSP11 gene encoding RNA/RNP complex-1-interacting phosphatase isoform X1: MSKGKSSIPDRWTDYLPLGKRIPGTRFIAFKVPLKKSFEWRLAPNERFSPVDLVNQVREQNEELGLIIDLTYTTRYYEPEELPDRLKYCKIFTVGHDVPDNKTVFKFKSVVNQFLVENQHNDKLIGVHCTHGLNRTGYLVCRYLIDDEGMDPNMAIELFNRCRGHSMERKNYIDALRTGPAYRNHHAAVSQCGWFDQGYCRSSYNSGFQAANYSPPNLQQLAMQEQRHFPAGRGRGSQNSRGRSSAQNRNFFPCYNEGQTVFGPLHPSVPDTVQQRWKSKSFRRNRSRKSDSEFLNSPYQTSSQECRHSVPLQNSHYPLQYGRYSADTQFSQDFY; encoded by the exons ATGAGCAAGGGAAAGTCCAGCATTCCGGACAG ATGGACTGACTATCTACCTCTTGGAAAAAGGATACCTGGAACACGCTTTATTGCTTTTAAAGTTCCTCTTAAAAAG AGCTTTGAATGGAGACTGGCCCCAAATGAGCGGTTTTCTCCGGTAGATCTTGTTAATCAAGTTAGAGAACAGAATGAAGAACTTGGCTTGATCATTGATTTAACATACACCACTCGTTACTATGAGCCAGAG GAGCTACCGGATAGATTGAAATACTGTAAGATTTTTACAGTTGGACATGATGTACCAGATAACAAGACAGTTTTTAAATTCAAAAGTGTTGTGAACCAATTCTTGGTGGAGAACCAACATAATG ACAAACTGATTGGTGTTCATTGCACACATGGCTTGAATCGAACTGGTTACCTTGTTTGCAG ATATCTAATTGACGATGAAGGAATGGATCCAAACATGGCAATAGAAT TGTTCAATAGGTGCAGAGGGCATTCTATGGAGAGGAAAAACTATATTGATGCCCTCAGAACAGGACCTGCCTACAG GAATCATCATGCAGCTGTCTCACAATGTGGTTGGTTTGATCAAGGATATTGCAGATCTTCATACAATTCTGGTTTTCAAGCTGCTAACTACAGTCCACCAAATTTACAACAGCTTGCAATGCAAGAACAAAG GCACTTTCCTGCTGGAAGAGGAAGGGGTAGCCAAAACTCACGTGG CAGATCTTCTGCCCAGAACCGGAACTTCTTCCCCTGTTACAACGAAGGTCAGACTGTTTTTGGTCCACTGCACCCCTCTGTGCCTGACACTGTCCAGCAAAGATGGAAAAGCAAAAGTTTCAGAAGGAATCGCAGTAGAAAATCTGACAGCGAGTTTTTAAATTCACCCTACCAGACATCTTCGCAGGAATGTAGACACTCAGTTCCATTGCAAAACTCTCACTATCCTCTCCAGTATGGAAGATATAGTGCAGACACACAATTCAGTCAGGACTTCTATTAA